A DNA window from Amycolatopsis sp. DSM 110486 contains the following coding sequences:
- a CDS encoding SDR family oxidoreductase, with product MSSVLITGASKGIGRAIAIELAGRGHRVIATARRPETLADLPVDQRLRLDVTDQESVDAAIREAGEIDVVVSNAGESVRAPLESVPLDEVARLFELNTLGALRVVQGVLPAMRERGSGRLVFVSSIQGRMVLPMIGPYGATKWALEALAETLAIETGHFGIRVSLVQPGAVSSGGGERAKVHLKDNDPYSALYQELPVLRGEVVTPEAVAATVADTIEQPEPPLRVPAGAPVKQVLEARKVAPEDKPFLAVPINW from the coding sequence ATGTCGTCCGTCCTCATCACCGGTGCGTCCAAGGGCATCGGCCGCGCCATCGCGATCGAGCTGGCCGGGCGCGGGCACCGTGTGATCGCCACCGCCCGCCGTCCGGAGACGCTCGCCGACCTGCCTGTCGACCAGCGCCTGCGCCTCGACGTGACCGACCAGGAAAGCGTCGACGCGGCCATCCGCGAGGCCGGCGAGATCGATGTCGTGGTCAGCAACGCCGGGGAAAGTGTTCGCGCACCACTGGAAAGCGTGCCGCTCGACGAGGTCGCGCGGCTGTTCGAGCTCAACACCCTCGGCGCGTTGAGGGTGGTGCAGGGCGTGCTGCCGGCCATGCGCGAGCGGGGATCGGGGCGCCTGGTGTTCGTCTCCAGCATCCAGGGCCGGATGGTGCTGCCGATGATCGGCCCGTACGGCGCGACCAAGTGGGCGCTGGAGGCGCTCGCCGAGACGCTCGCCATCGAGACCGGCCACTTCGGCATCCGGGTGAGCCTCGTGCAGCCCGGCGCGGTCTCCTCGGGCGGCGGCGAACGCGCCAAGGTGCATCTGAAGGACAACGACCCCTATTCGGCGCTGTACCAGGAACTCCCGGTCCTGCGCGGTGAGGTCGTGACGCCGGAGGCGGTGGCCGCGACGGTCGCCGACACGATCGAGCAGCCCGAACCGCCGCTGCGCGTCCCCGCCGGTGCGCCCGTGAAGCAGGTGCTGGAGGCGCGCAAGGTGGCGCCGGAGGACAAGCCGTTCCTGGCCGTGCCCATCAACTGGTAG
- a CDS encoding flavin reductase family protein, with protein MGYSCLCPPAAAGPDGAPVGLAVNSFTSLSLDPPLVLFCAGLSSTTWPHIRSAGRFLVQMLAADQHDVARVFARSGGDKFGGLAWHWRDRLPELDGIAAALSCSMDGVYAGGDHEIAVGRVEAVETFDRRPLVFHDGDLHALPLARAS; from the coding sequence CTGGGTTACTCGTGCCTTTGCCCACCGGCCGCCGCCGGGCCGGACGGCGCTCCCGTCGGCCTCGCGGTGAACTCGTTCACGTCGCTGTCGCTCGACCCGCCGCTGGTGTTGTTCTGCGCCGGGCTGTCGTCCACGACCTGGCCGCACATCCGTTCCGCCGGCCGGTTCCTGGTGCAGATGCTGGCCGCCGACCAGCACGACGTCGCCAGGGTGTTCGCGCGCTCCGGCGGAGACAAGTTCGGTGGCCTGGCCTGGCATTGGCGCGACAGGCTGCCCGAGCTCGACGGGATCGCGGCGGCGCTGAGTTGCTCGATGGACGGCGTGTACGCGGGCGGTGACCACGAGATCGCCGTCGGCCGCGTCGAAGCCGTCGAGACGTTCGATCGGCGGCCGCTGGTGTTCCACGACGGTGACCTGCACGCCCTGCCGCTCGCTCGGGCGAGCTGA
- a CDS encoding NmrA family NAD(P)-binding protein, giving the protein MSHDDRLFLVTGATGKTGGGALKLLLEGGHRVRAMVHGEDDRSRALAEAGAEVVVADLHDLDGMTTALQGVTGAYFCHPILPGLVESTVIFAQAATEAGVRSVVNMSQISARREAGSNAARQHWLCERLLDRTDLLTTHIRPTFFAEWLKLWWEMRDGEGYLRLPFGEGRHAPIASADQSRVIAALLLQPEPHNRAAYSLHGPVELNHHDIAKAIATELGHPVHYEPISVEEFSASGLKKGADAHLVQHLSNVAIDYRNGVFSGTNDVVEKIGGRPPLSVADFVRENRADFATSGPRFVPAP; this is encoded by the coding sequence GTGTCCCACGACGACAGGCTGTTCCTGGTGACCGGCGCGACTGGTAAGACCGGGGGCGGCGCGCTCAAGCTGCTGCTCGAAGGCGGCCACCGCGTCCGCGCGATGGTGCACGGCGAGGACGACCGCTCCCGCGCGCTGGCGGAGGCCGGTGCGGAGGTGGTCGTGGCCGACCTGCACGACCTCGACGGGATGACCACCGCTCTGCAGGGGGTGACCGGCGCGTACTTCTGTCACCCGATCCTGCCGGGCCTGGTGGAGTCGACGGTGATCTTCGCGCAGGCGGCGACCGAGGCCGGGGTGCGCTCGGTGGTCAACATGTCGCAGATCTCGGCCCGTCGCGAGGCCGGCAGCAACGCGGCCCGGCAGCACTGGCTGTGCGAGCGCCTGCTGGATCGGACCGATCTGCTCACCACGCACATCCGGCCGACGTTCTTCGCCGAGTGGCTCAAGCTGTGGTGGGAGATGCGCGACGGCGAGGGCTACCTGCGCCTGCCGTTCGGCGAGGGCCGGCACGCTCCGATCGCCTCGGCCGACCAGTCGCGCGTGATCGCCGCCCTGCTCCTGCAGCCCGAGCCGCACAACCGCGCGGCGTACTCGTTGCACGGTCCGGTCGAGCTGAACCACCACGACATCGCCAAGGCCATCGCGACGGAACTCGGTCACCCGGTGCACTACGAACCGATCAGCGTCGAAGAGTTCTCCGCGTCAGGGCTGAAGAAGGGCGCGGACGCGCACCTCGTGCAGCACCTCTCGAACGTCGCGATCGACTACCGCAACGGCGTGTTCTCCGGCACGAACGACGTCGTCGAGAAGATCGGCGGCCGCCCGCCGCTCTCGGTGGCGGACTTCGTCCGCGAGAACCGCGCCGACTTCGCGACCAGCGGACCGCGTTTCGTCCCCGCACCGTGA
- a CDS encoding DUF169 domain-containing protein: MLHLAAAPVALTFRSADRSPDRPAPAAESGLPIAPANKHGRTGAVPAGCVFWVQGAHAPVTTYAADHANCSVGSLTHGFRTLDEVAANDDVQALLEAGWVGHDDVVTLPVVTERTESVHYAPLGSTTETPDVVLIRTNARGLMTIKDAVPDLPVEGKPQCHIVAMAKQGRVAASVGCALSRARTGIRADEATCVFPGSLLPELIDQLEHHALLDARMAQYAGADAQRFA; encoded by the coding sequence GTGCTGCATCTCGCGGCGGCGCCGGTCGCCTTGACCTTCCGTTCGGCGGATCGATCCCCCGACCGCCCTGCGCCTGCTGCTGAGTCCGGCCTCCCGATAGCGCCCGCCAACAAGCACGGCCGCACCGGCGCCGTGCCCGCCGGCTGCGTCTTCTGGGTCCAAGGCGCACACGCCCCGGTCACGACGTACGCCGCCGACCACGCCAACTGCAGCGTCGGCAGCCTCACCCACGGCTTCCGCACGCTGGACGAGGTCGCGGCCAACGACGATGTGCAAGCGCTGCTCGAAGCCGGCTGGGTCGGCCACGACGACGTGGTGACGCTGCCCGTGGTCACCGAGCGCACCGAGTCGGTCCACTACGCCCCGCTCGGCTCGACGACCGAAACCCCGGACGTCGTGCTGATCCGCACCAACGCCCGCGGCCTGATGACGATCAAGGACGCCGTGCCGGATCTGCCGGTCGAGGGCAAGCCGCAGTGCCACATCGTCGCGATGGCCAAGCAGGGCCGGGTCGCCGCCAGTGTCGGCTGCGCGCTCAGCCGCGCCCGCACCGGAATCCGGGCCGACGAGGCGACGTGTGTGTTCCCCGGCTCACTGCTGCCCGAGCTGATCGATCAACTCGAGCACCACGCCTTGCTCGACGCGCGCATGGCCCAGTACGCGGGCGCCGACGCCCAGCGCTTCGCCTGA
- a CDS encoding CGNR zinc finger domain-containing protein, translated as MSYAVDPEPSARRGVATAWPAGERFGIAAAPSGLALVQDVLNTRPSPRKGFVDLLSTVGSAQRWAAAAMAEWAEAEGHRRRRVQLRTADVDELRQLREQLAALVRTEDEPVLPALSGLTLTAGTTTDGRLDLEPTGSGWQLVGGAVLLEIHRAGRLDEWRRLKTCRSSACPIAFYDRSRNNSRVWHDVTVCGNIANLRASRARRRRVV; from the coding sequence TTGTCCTACGCGGTGGATCCGGAGCCTTCTGCGCGGCGAGGGGTCGCCACGGCTTGGCCGGCCGGCGAGCGGTTCGGCATCGCCGCCGCGCCGAGCGGGCTCGCGCTCGTCCAGGACGTGCTCAACACCCGGCCGAGCCCGCGGAAAGGGTTCGTCGATCTGCTGTCCACAGTGGGCTCGGCGCAGCGGTGGGCGGCCGCGGCGATGGCGGAATGGGCTGAGGCCGAAGGACATCGCCGACGCCGGGTTCAGCTCAGGACCGCGGATGTCGACGAGCTTCGGCAGCTCCGGGAACAACTCGCGGCCCTCGTGCGGACCGAGGACGAGCCGGTGCTGCCCGCGTTGTCCGGGCTGACGCTCACCGCGGGCACCACCACCGACGGCCGATTGGACCTCGAACCGACTGGGAGCGGGTGGCAGCTCGTCGGCGGCGCGGTGCTGCTCGAGATCCACCGCGCCGGCCGGCTGGACGAGTGGCGGCGCCTGAAGACCTGCCGTAGCTCGGCGTGCCCGATCGCGTTCTACGACCGGTCACGCAACAACAGCCGCGTCTGGCACGACGTCACGGTTTGCGGCAACATCGCCAACCTGCGGGCTTCCCGCGCCCGGCGACGGCGGGTGGTGTGA
- a CDS encoding putative quinol monooxygenase produces the protein MYQFLVSFTVQPDHRDDFVRVARKTGVDSLANEPGSIRFEVIADEENPDVFYLNEVYADVDAFTTHAQGPYFGAFFAEASTYAEGPVWLMKGNLVGDKAAV, from the coding sequence ATGTACCAGTTCCTCGTTTCCTTCACCGTGCAGCCGGACCACCGCGACGACTTCGTGCGTGTGGCCCGCAAGACCGGCGTCGACTCCCTGGCCAACGAGCCCGGCTCGATCCGGTTCGAGGTCATCGCGGACGAGGAGAACCCGGACGTCTTCTACCTCAACGAGGTCTACGCCGACGTCGACGCGTTCACCACCCACGCCCAGGGCCCGTACTTCGGCGCGTTCTTCGCCGAGGCGAGCACCTACGCCGAGGGTCCCGTGTGGCTGATGAAGGGCAACCTGGTAGGCGACAAGGCCGCCGTCTGA
- a CDS encoding DUF302 domain-containing protein, with product MKTKYTVENYEYISDKTYEEVVAELDAVLGDVERGKFNDILAASETVEEWNAEITKQLGPSGMLRFFEVDHGRWMGFYGHQVKAKKYVYGNPLIAETMMRYDTRFGLEAPNRIMVYEDADGRARVTYDLPSSIFNFIGNEELTRTAYGLDGKVAEFRRTRRGPDARRRDRGRAHPADPPRHRRRNPAPDHGQELLQQHPALHHAAKPREGGVRRPAARGLGRAVASAGREHARTSASPCSSKRITDAIETGLPWMSPVK from the coding sequence GTGAAAACCAAGTACACGGTGGAAAACTACGAGTACATCAGCGACAAGACCTACGAGGAAGTGGTGGCGGAGCTCGACGCCGTGCTCGGGGACGTCGAGCGGGGCAAGTTCAACGACATCCTCGCCGCGTCGGAGACCGTCGAGGAGTGGAACGCGGAGATCACCAAGCAGCTCGGCCCGAGCGGGATGCTGCGCTTCTTCGAGGTCGACCACGGCCGCTGGATGGGCTTCTACGGGCACCAGGTGAAGGCCAAGAAGTACGTCTACGGCAACCCGCTCATCGCCGAGACCATGATGCGCTACGACACGCGCTTCGGCCTCGAGGCGCCGAACCGGATCATGGTCTACGAAGACGCCGACGGCCGCGCCCGCGTGACCTACGACCTGCCGTCGTCGATCTTCAACTTCATCGGCAACGAAGAGCTGACCCGCACGGCCTATGGCCTGGACGGCAAAGTGGCGGAGTTCCGGCGAACGCGCCGAGGGCCTGATGCTCGCCGGCGAGATCGAGGGCGAGCCCATCCGGCAGATCCTCCTCGCCACCGGCGACGAAACCCGGCGCCTGACCACGGTCAAGAGCTTCTTCAACAGCACCCAGCCCTTCACCACGCTGCGAAACCGCGCGAAGGCGGCGTTCGACGACCTGCCGCCCGAGGCCTGGGCCGTGCCGTGGCTTCCGCCGGACGTGAGCACGCGAGGACGTCGGCCAGCCCGTGCTCGTCGAAGCGCATCACGGACGCGATCGAGACGGGCTTGCCCTGGATGTCGCCGGTGAAGTAG
- a CDS encoding LLM class F420-dependent oxidoreductase, whose translation MLVGIYNEYSAKGSFRDLAGDVVAYERAGADIAYVAEVYTFDAVSQLGALAALTSTIRIGSAILPIYTRTPSLIAMTAAGLDHVSEGRFILGLGASGPQVIEGFHGVPYTAPLGRTREVVEICRQVWRRERVVHQGKHYRIPLPEDEGTGLGKPLKLINTPVRSRIPILIASIGPKNVAMTAELADIWQPFFFLPEKAKDVWGQSLADGAGKRADDLPPLQIEAQAVFRITDDPRPMLDAMRPTLALYIGGMGAKGHNFYNDLVRRYGFEAEAEKIQDLYLAGKKQAAEAAVPEELLRSVSLIGPESHVRERIAAYQEAGVTTLTITPAGATRDERAGVVEQFRTLVDKS comes from the coding sequence CGACGTCGTCGCCTACGAACGCGCCGGCGCCGACATCGCCTATGTGGCCGAGGTGTACACGTTCGACGCGGTGAGCCAGCTCGGCGCGCTCGCCGCGCTCACGAGCACCATCCGCATCGGCTCGGCGATCCTGCCGATCTACACGCGCACGCCGTCTCTGATCGCGATGACCGCCGCGGGCCTGGACCACGTGAGCGAGGGCCGGTTCATCCTCGGCCTCGGCGCGTCGGGGCCGCAGGTGATCGAAGGGTTCCACGGCGTGCCGTACACCGCGCCGCTCGGGCGGACCCGCGAGGTCGTCGAGATCTGCCGCCAGGTCTGGCGGCGCGAACGCGTCGTCCACCAGGGCAAGCACTACCGCATCCCACTGCCGGAGGACGAGGGCACCGGCCTCGGCAAGCCGCTCAAGCTGATCAACACGCCGGTGCGCAGCCGGATCCCGATCCTGATCGCGTCGATCGGACCCAAGAACGTCGCCATGACCGCCGAGCTCGCGGACATCTGGCAGCCGTTCTTCTTCCTGCCGGAGAAGGCGAAGGACGTCTGGGGCCAGTCGCTGGCCGACGGCGCCGGGAAGCGCGCCGACGACCTGCCACCGCTGCAGATCGAGGCCCAGGCGGTCTTCCGCATCACCGACGACCCCCGGCCGATGCTGGACGCGATGCGCCCGACGCTCGCGCTGTACATCGGCGGCATGGGCGCGAAGGGCCACAACTTCTACAACGACCTCGTGCGCCGCTACGGCTTCGAAGCCGAGGCAGAGAAGATCCAGGACCTCTACCTGGCCGGCAAGAAGCAGGCAGCTGAAGCGGCGGTCCCGGAAGAACTGCTCCGCTCGGTCTCGTTGATCGGCCCCGAAAGCCACGTCCGCGAGCGCATCGCCGCCTACCAGGAAGCCGGAGTCACCACGCTCACCATCACCCCCGCCGGCGCGACGCGGGACGAGCGGGCCGGCGTGGTCGAACAGTTCCGCACGCTGGTGGACAAGAGCTGA
- a CDS encoding haloalkane dehalogenase, translating into MNTKPYAEKKFADVNGVRMAYLDEGEGPAIVFQHGNPTSSYLWRNVMPHLEGQGRLIACDLVGMGDSGRLEPSGPDRYSYFEQRQYLFALWEHLDLGDDVVFVLHDWGSALGFDWACRHQDRVAGIAYMESIVAPMTWADRRESFRATFQGFRSPQGEAMILDGNAFVEQVLPGAVLRDLSDEEMAVYRAPYRTPGESRRPTLSWPRQLPIEGEPADVVAIVEEYGRWLSTSEVPKLFVNAEPGAILSSRQREFCRTWPNQTELTVPGIHFVQEDSPDLIGSAVAHFVRGLSR; encoded by the coding sequence GTGAACACCAAGCCGTACGCCGAGAAGAAGTTCGCCGACGTCAACGGGGTGCGCATGGCGTACCTCGACGAGGGCGAGGGCCCGGCCATCGTGTTCCAGCACGGGAACCCGACCTCGTCCTACCTGTGGCGCAACGTGATGCCGCACCTGGAAGGCCAGGGCCGGCTGATCGCGTGCGACCTCGTCGGCATGGGCGACTCCGGCCGGCTGGAGCCGTCGGGCCCGGACCGCTACTCCTACTTCGAACAACGCCAGTACCTGTTCGCGCTGTGGGAGCACCTCGACCTCGGCGACGACGTCGTATTCGTGCTGCACGACTGGGGTTCGGCGCTCGGCTTCGACTGGGCGTGCCGGCACCAGGACCGCGTCGCCGGGATCGCGTACATGGAGTCGATCGTGGCCCCGATGACGTGGGCCGACCGGCGGGAGTCGTTCCGCGCCACGTTCCAGGGTTTCCGTTCCCCCCAGGGGGAAGCGATGATCCTCGACGGCAACGCGTTCGTCGAGCAGGTGCTGCCGGGCGCGGTCCTGCGCGACCTGAGCGACGAGGAGATGGCGGTCTACCGCGCGCCTTACCGCACGCCGGGGGAGAGCCGCCGGCCCACGCTGAGCTGGCCGCGTCAGCTGCCCATCGAAGGTGAGCCGGCCGACGTGGTGGCCATCGTCGAGGAGTACGGCCGGTGGCTGTCGACCTCGGAGGTGCCCAAGCTGTTCGTGAACGCCGAACCTGGCGCGATCCTGAGCTCCCGCCAGCGGGAGTTCTGCCGGACTTGGCCCAACCAGACCGAGCTCACGGTGCCCGGCATCCACTTCGTGCAAGAGGACAGCCCGGACCTGATCGGCTCCGCGGTCGCGCACTTCGTCCGCGGTCTGTCCCGATGA
- a CDS encoding MFS transporter produces MTRSGTARPEAEASARGRWWALAVVCLGVMMAFVNVSSMISALPAIQSDLHTSSAQLVWVSSAYTLVVVSLVLTAGTLGDLIGRRAVFLAGVVVFAASSALAFFSDSAGLLIAAQALMGVGGAAILPASLSIVSHSFTDPRQRTSAISVWASCSGLGLAIGPPVAGILLDHSSWHAVFLTNVVLGIVTIALTPMLVPESKHPTRRLDPAGVVLGTIVVASATYAIIEGGSVGYAAAQIIAVYVVFAVSLAAFVRLELRHHDPMLDLRLFKSPSFAAVMGVATTTMFGFVGISLVSVLYLERVQHLGALATGVRMLVMFGTYIVVSAVAARLVRRVGVVTMLTGGLVIMGAGALLLLVTGPTPGFGQVWPGLLIVGIGSGLLVAPSTAAAVNSVPAQQAGMASAAVNMFRQLGSVLGPSVLGTIVTTEFPKNLSDRLLDARMPAGVTRQIVDGASHGGSTAGVPASLKTTVTSSAASAFTDAVHSGLTVGGIVLVVMAVPTVAFVRHTAVRRRAEGART; encoded by the coding sequence GTGACCAGGTCAGGGACCGCGAGACCCGAAGCCGAAGCTTCCGCGCGAGGCCGGTGGTGGGCCCTGGCAGTGGTCTGCCTCGGCGTGATGATGGCGTTCGTCAACGTCTCCTCGATGATCTCCGCGCTGCCGGCCATCCAGTCCGATCTGCACACGTCGTCGGCTCAGCTGGTGTGGGTCAGCAGCGCGTACACGCTCGTCGTCGTGAGCCTGGTGCTTACGGCGGGCACGCTGGGCGACCTGATCGGCCGCCGCGCGGTGTTCCTCGCCGGGGTGGTCGTATTCGCCGCGAGCAGCGCGCTGGCGTTCTTCTCCGACAGCGCGGGCTTGCTGATCGCGGCCCAGGCGCTCATGGGCGTCGGCGGCGCCGCGATCCTCCCCGCCAGCCTGTCGATCGTCAGCCACTCCTTCACCGATCCGCGCCAACGCACGAGCGCGATCAGCGTGTGGGCGAGCTGCTCGGGGCTGGGCCTCGCGATCGGCCCGCCCGTGGCGGGCATCCTCCTCGACCACTCGAGCTGGCACGCGGTGTTCCTGACCAACGTCGTGCTCGGCATCGTCACGATCGCGCTGACGCCGATGCTGGTCCCGGAGAGCAAGCACCCGACGCGGCGGCTCGACCCGGCCGGCGTGGTGCTGGGCACGATCGTCGTCGCGTCGGCGACGTACGCGATCATCGAAGGCGGATCCGTCGGCTACGCGGCCGCGCAGATCATCGCGGTGTACGTGGTTTTCGCGGTGTCACTCGCGGCTTTCGTCCGCCTGGAGCTGCGCCACCATGACCCGATGCTGGACCTGCGGCTGTTCAAGAGCCCGTCGTTCGCGGCGGTCATGGGCGTCGCGACCACCACGATGTTCGGCTTCGTCGGGATCTCGCTGGTGAGCGTGCTGTATCTCGAACGCGTGCAGCACCTGGGCGCGCTGGCCACCGGCGTACGGATGCTGGTCATGTTCGGCACCTACATCGTGGTCAGCGCCGTCGCGGCCCGGCTGGTGCGGCGCGTCGGCGTCGTCACCATGCTCACCGGCGGGCTGGTGATCATGGGTGCCGGCGCGCTGCTTCTGCTGGTGACGGGGCCGACGCCGGGGTTCGGGCAGGTGTGGCCCGGCCTGCTGATCGTCGGTATCGGTTCCGGTCTGCTGGTGGCGCCCTCGACCGCGGCCGCGGTGAACAGCGTGCCCGCGCAGCAGGCGGGCATGGCCAGCGCCGCGGTGAACATGTTCCGGCAGCTGGGCAGCGTGCTCGGCCCGAGTGTGCTGGGCACGATCGTCACGACCGAGTTCCCGAAGAACCTGTCCGACCGGCTCCTCGACGCCCGGATGCCCGCCGGGGTGACCCGCCAGATCGTGGACGGCGCGAGTCACGGCGGCAGCACCGCCGGAGTTCCGGCCTCCCTGAAGACGACGGTCACGAGCTCCGCGGCCTCCGCGTTCACCGACGCCGTCCACTCGGGACTGACCGTGGGCGGCATCGTCCTCGTGGTCATGGCGGTGCCGACCGTCGCCTTCGTGCGGCACACGGCCGTCCGCCGTCGCGCGGAAGGAGCACGGACATGA
- a CDS encoding helix-turn-helix domain-containing protein: MSLPSTYADRNCSLARALEIVGERWTLLIVRDAFYGVRRFGGFATQLGIPRAVLTARLKLLVREGVLTRDDSAGTVEYVLTDKGVALWPIVRSLINWGDDFYSPAGVKRALRHDADGALLDHEGRCEKCGELVAAGDTRIEPGPGFKPTDAELDPVSTALNVPRRLLEPISASRG, encoded by the coding sequence ATGTCCCTTCCCAGCACCTACGCGGACCGCAACTGCTCCCTGGCGCGAGCCCTGGAGATCGTCGGCGAGCGGTGGACCTTGCTCATCGTGCGTGACGCGTTCTACGGCGTGCGCCGCTTCGGGGGCTTCGCCACCCAGCTCGGCATCCCGCGTGCCGTGCTGACGGCCCGGCTGAAGCTCCTCGTCCGCGAAGGCGTGCTCACGCGCGACGACAGCGCGGGCACCGTCGAGTACGTGCTCACCGACAAGGGCGTCGCGCTCTGGCCGATCGTCCGCTCGCTCATCAACTGGGGCGACGACTTCTACTCGCCGGCCGGGGTGAAGCGCGCGCTGCGCCACGACGCGGACGGCGCGCTGCTCGACCACGAGGGCCGGTGCGAGAAGTGCGGCGAGCTCGTGGCGGCCGGCGACACCCGCATCGAGCCCGGCCCCGGCTTCAAGCCGACCGACGCCGAGCTCGACCCGGTGTCCACCGCGCTCAACGTCCCACGGCGGCTCCTCGAGCCGATCTCGGCGTCGCGCGGCTGA
- a CDS encoding helix-turn-helix domain-containing protein → MAHTQEPEADRPVVTRVGRFVDRDAWTAEGWCKIERALELVGTRSAMILLREAFYGGRRFDELTRRTGLSDAVAAKRLKQLVDDGLLRQQPYREPGSRTRHEYVLTEQGRSLFPVVVAMMKWGGTLAGPTGGVELVHAGCGEPLLAAVRCAAGHDVTMEDTEAQISRDAKRARRA, encoded by the coding sequence ATGGCACACACACAGGAGCCCGAGGCGGACCGTCCCGTGGTGACGCGCGTCGGCCGGTTCGTCGACCGCGACGCGTGGACTGCCGAGGGCTGGTGCAAGATCGAGCGCGCGCTGGAGCTCGTCGGCACCCGGTCGGCGATGATCCTGCTGCGCGAGGCGTTCTACGGTGGCCGGCGCTTCGACGAGCTCACCCGGCGCACCGGCCTGAGCGACGCGGTCGCGGCGAAGCGGCTCAAGCAGCTCGTCGACGACGGCCTGCTGCGCCAGCAGCCCTACCGCGAGCCCGGATCGCGCACCCGCCACGAGTACGTGCTGACCGAGCAGGGCCGTTCGCTGTTCCCCGTGGTGGTCGCGATGATGAAGTGGGGCGGCACTTTGGCGGGTCCGACCGGCGGCGTCGAACTGGTGCACGCCGGCTGTGGTGAACCGCTCCTCGCCGCCGTGCGCTGCGCGGCGGGCCACGACGTCACCATGGAGGACACCGAGGCGCAGATCTCCCGCGACGCCAAACGGGCGCGGCGGGCGTAG
- a CDS encoding VOC family protein: MNSIRFCVLPVSDVATSRAFYAALGCVERGVDGDRWAGMSSDHVALSLCGPADPKRPAQPAFAVLVDDLPAALAQALAAGGRALPDGDGRVQLTDPDGNYVMLIERGTPSG; this comes from the coding sequence GTGAACTCGATCAGGTTTTGCGTCCTGCCGGTGTCCGATGTGGCCACTTCGAGGGCCTTCTACGCCGCGCTCGGCTGCGTCGAGCGCGGGGTCGACGGCGACCGGTGGGCGGGGATGTCCTCCGACCACGTCGCGCTTTCCCTGTGCGGTCCGGCGGATCCGAAACGTCCGGCACAGCCCGCGTTCGCCGTGCTGGTCGACGATCTCCCGGCCGCGCTGGCCCAAGCGCTCGCGGCCGGCGGACGGGCGTTGCCGGACGGCGACGGCCGCGTCCAGCTGACCGATCCGGACGGGAACTACGTGATGCTGATCGAACGGGGCACACCTTCGGGCTGA
- a CDS encoding alpha/beta fold hydrolase → MRHRTGFLAPLYYDELRPDHAPARSVVLVHGGSVTGACYLSTPDGRPGWAHTFVEHGYRVLVPDWPGTGRSTSPPPDEVTGEVVCAALGALLEAQDGPVVLVVHSMSGPFGFRLAATHGDRIAALVALAPGPPGDIQPEPTVLDETEDDVEIQGLALRWRLPKRGLWWPDDAFARAKMIGASTRFPADAVATYSRQLGPIPAGLLAQRQNVRGSQLRGAGRFDGKPVLVLTGDRDTDHPRAADGATAEWLSAHGADVTYRFLDDPEHTGNGHMLMSEDNSEVLAELVIAWLDRLS, encoded by the coding sequence GTGAGGCACCGCACCGGTTTCCTGGCGCCGCTGTACTACGACGAGCTGCGGCCGGACCACGCCCCGGCTCGCAGTGTCGTCCTCGTACACGGTGGCAGCGTGACCGGTGCGTGTTATCTGTCGACTCCGGACGGTCGCCCGGGCTGGGCCCACACTTTCGTCGAGCACGGCTACCGGGTGCTCGTGCCGGACTGGCCCGGCACCGGGCGCAGTACGTCGCCGCCGCCGGACGAGGTCACGGGTGAGGTCGTCTGCGCGGCGCTCGGGGCGTTGCTCGAGGCGCAGGACGGGCCGGTGGTGCTCGTCGTGCACTCGATGTCGGGGCCGTTCGGGTTTCGCCTGGCGGCCACGCACGGGGACCGGATCGCCGCGCTGGTCGCGCTCGCGCCCGGCCCGCCCGGCGACATCCAGCCGGAGCCGACCGTGCTGGACGAGACCGAAGACGACGTCGAGATCCAAGGCCTGGCCCTGCGGTGGCGGCTCCCGAAGCGCGGCCTGTGGTGGCCGGACGACGCGTTCGCCCGGGCGAAGATGATCGGTGCCAGCACACGGTTTCCGGCCGACGCGGTGGCGACGTACAGCCGGCAGCTCGGCCCCATCCCCGCCGGGCTGCTGGCGCAGCGCCAGAACGTCCGCGGCAGCCAGCTGCGCGGGGCCGGCCGCTTCGACGGCAAACCCGTGCTGGTGCTCACCGGCGACCGCGACACGGATCACCCGCGCGCGGCCGACGGCGCGACGGCCGAGTGGCTCTCCGCGCACGGCGCCGACGTCACCTACCGCTTCCTCGACGATCCGGAGCACACGGGCAACGGCCACATGCTGATGAGCGAGGACAACAGCGAAGTGCTGGCGGAGCTGGTCATCGCGTGGCTGGACCGGCTTTCCTGA